A window from Synechococcus sp. RSCCF101 encodes these proteins:
- the hemE gene encoding uroporphyrinogen decarboxylase, whose translation MAESLPLLLRAARGETVERPPVWMMRQAGRYMKVYRDLRDRHPGFRERSENPDLSYAISMQPFEAFQPDGVILFSDILTPLPGMGIDFDIVESKGPLIEPAIRTAEQVDNLRPLEPAEALPFVGEVLTRLRQSVGNRAAVLGFAGAPWTLAAYAVEGRSSKNYAVIKAMAFQEPELLHRLLSHLADAIATYIGYQIDSGAQVVQLFDSWAGQLSPIDYDTFAAPYQKRVFDAVRASHPDTPLILYISGSAGVLERMAATGVDFVSLDWTVDMADGCARLPESVGVQGNVDPGLLFGTPEAIRERICDTVRKARGRRHILNLGHGILPGTPEENARVFFEAGKSVNDLLGATA comes from the coding sequence ATGGCCGAGTCCCTCCCTCTGCTGCTTCGCGCTGCCCGCGGTGAAACGGTGGAGCGTCCGCCGGTCTGGATGATGCGGCAGGCGGGGCGCTACATGAAGGTGTATCGCGACCTGAGAGATCGCCACCCGGGCTTCCGGGAGCGCTCGGAGAATCCCGATCTCTCCTACGCCATCTCGATGCAGCCCTTCGAGGCCTTCCAGCCCGATGGTGTGATTCTGTTCTCCGACATCCTCACTCCCCTGCCCGGAATGGGCATCGATTTCGACATCGTCGAAAGCAAAGGTCCCCTGATCGAGCCGGCCATCCGCACGGCCGAACAGGTGGACAATCTCCGGCCCCTGGAACCGGCCGAAGCGCTCCCCTTCGTCGGTGAGGTGCTGACGCGGCTGAGGCAGTCGGTGGGCAACCGTGCGGCGGTGCTCGGTTTCGCCGGGGCCCCCTGGACCCTGGCCGCCTATGCCGTCGAGGGTCGCAGCAGCAAGAACTACGCCGTGATCAAGGCCATGGCCTTCCAGGAGCCCGAGCTGCTCCACCGTTTGCTGAGCCATCTGGCCGACGCCATCGCCACCTACATCGGCTACCAGATCGACAGCGGTGCCCAGGTGGTGCAGCTGTTCGATTCCTGGGCCGGCCAGCTCAGCCCCATCGATTACGACACCTTCGCCGCTCCGTATCAGAAGCGCGTGTTCGATGCGGTCCGGGCCAGCCACCCGGACACTCCCCTGATTCTCTACATCTCAGGCAGTGCGGGTGTGCTGGAACGGATGGCCGCCACCGGTGTGGATTTCGTCTCACTCGACTGGACCGTGGACATGGCCGATGGCTGCGCCCGCCTGCCCGAATCCGTGGGTGTGCAGGGGAACGTGGATCCAGGTCTGCTCTTCGGCACCCCGGAGGCGATCCGTGAACGCATCTGCGACACCGTGAGAAAGGCGCGGGGCCGCCGCCACATTCTCAATCTGGGTCACGGGATCCTTCCCGGCACTCCCGAAGAGAACGCCCGCGTCTTCTTCGAGGCCGGCAAATCGGTGAACGACCTCCTGGGTGCCACCGCTTGA
- the glgB gene encoding 1,4-alpha-glucan branching protein GlgB, with protein MTATAPLEWMVDDGQRLAECRHDHPYAVLGPQRTSEGWVVRVWMPEADSVLLLTNGQEQPMDCPHHPWVFEARLASDPGAAYRVRVQRGGIEHEQHDPWAFRDEWMGELDRHLFAQGNHHHVWTRMGAHPGERHGVAGVQFCLWAPNARSVAVLGDFNSWDGRHHPMQQRLGGIWELFIPGLAEGQIYKYEVRAPNGDCYQKADPYGFQHEVRPNHGSVVCGRGRYQWDDEAWMARRDSRDPLDQPISVYEVHLGSWIHAAADQPFLEPDGQPRPPVPAADLKPGARLLTYSELADRLIPYVKKHGFTHIELMPISEHPFDGSWGYQVTGWYAPTSRFGRPDEFRAFVDRAHAEGIGVILDWVPGHFPKDSHGLAFFDGDHLYEHADPRIGEHKEWGTLIFNYSRNEVRNFLVANLVFWFEEFHIDGIRVDAVASMLYRDYLRPDGEWIANDEGGRENTEAVHFLQQANHVLFQHFPGALSIAEESTTWPMVTKPTHMGGLGFNLKWNMGWMHDMLDYFELDPWFRQFHQNNITFSIWYHYTENFMLALSHDEVVHGKSNLLHKMPGDDWQKFANVRALLTYMWTHPGKKTIFMGMEFGQRAEWNVWGDLQWSLLDYEPHRGLQALVCDLNALYTSEPALWHDDFDEYGFQWIDCRDNRHSVISFMRRASGDRGWLVVVANFTPQSHAHYRVGVPLPGFYEEVFNSDSERYGGSNLGNLGGVASDAWRIHDYEDSIDLCLPPLSVLIFRLDPSRPASGNGEGRSVAATAADGSSKALS; from the coding sequence ATGACCGCCACTGCACCGCTGGAGTGGATGGTCGACGACGGACAGCGGCTGGCGGAATGCCGCCACGACCATCCCTATGCGGTGCTCGGCCCGCAGCGCACCAGTGAGGGCTGGGTGGTGCGGGTGTGGATGCCCGAGGCCGACTCGGTGCTGCTGCTGACCAACGGGCAGGAGCAGCCGATGGACTGCCCCCATCACCCCTGGGTCTTCGAGGCCCGCCTCGCGAGCGACCCCGGTGCCGCCTACCGGGTGCGTGTGCAGCGCGGCGGCATCGAACATGAGCAGCACGATCCCTGGGCCTTCAGGGATGAGTGGATGGGCGAGCTCGACCGCCACCTGTTCGCGCAGGGCAACCATCACCACGTCTGGACCCGCATGGGGGCCCATCCCGGTGAGCGACACGGGGTCGCCGGCGTGCAGTTCTGCCTCTGGGCTCCCAATGCCCGCAGCGTGGCGGTGCTGGGCGACTTCAACTCCTGGGATGGCCGCCATCACCCGATGCAGCAGCGGCTCGGCGGAATCTGGGAGCTGTTCATTCCCGGCCTGGCGGAAGGCCAGATCTACAAATATGAGGTGCGCGCCCCGAACGGGGACTGCTACCAGAAGGCCGATCCCTACGGCTTCCAGCACGAGGTGCGGCCCAACCACGGGTCCGTGGTCTGCGGCCGTGGGCGCTACCAGTGGGACGACGAGGCCTGGATGGCCCGCCGCGACAGCCGCGATCCACTGGATCAGCCGATCTCGGTCTACGAGGTGCATCTCGGCAGCTGGATCCATGCCGCCGCCGACCAGCCGTTTCTCGAGCCCGATGGCCAGCCACGCCCTCCGGTCCCGGCGGCGGATCTGAAGCCCGGCGCACGGCTGCTCACCTACAGCGAGCTGGCGGACCGGCTGATCCCCTATGTGAAGAAGCACGGCTTCACCCACATCGAGCTGATGCCCATCTCGGAGCACCCGTTCGATGGCTCCTGGGGCTACCAGGTCACCGGCTGGTATGCGCCCACCAGCCGCTTCGGCAGACCCGACGAATTCCGGGCCTTCGTCGATCGGGCCCATGCCGAGGGCATCGGCGTGATTCTCGACTGGGTGCCCGGCCACTTCCCGAAGGACAGCCACGGGCTCGCCTTCTTCGATGGCGACCATCTCTACGAACACGCCGATCCCCGCATCGGTGAGCACAAGGAGTGGGGAACGCTGATCTTCAATTACAGCCGCAATGAAGTGCGCAACTTCCTTGTGGCCAACCTGGTCTTCTGGTTCGAGGAGTTTCACATCGATGGCATCCGTGTCGATGCGGTGGCGTCGATGCTCTACCGCGACTACCTCAGACCCGATGGGGAGTGGATCGCCAACGACGAAGGGGGCAGGGAGAACACGGAGGCAGTGCATTTCCTCCAGCAGGCCAATCATGTGCTGTTTCAGCACTTCCCCGGTGCCCTGTCCATCGCCGAGGAATCCACCACCTGGCCGATGGTGACCAAACCCACGCACATGGGCGGGCTCGGCTTCAACCTGAAGTGGAACATGGGCTGGATGCACGACATGCTCGATTACTTCGAGCTCGATCCCTGGTTCCGGCAGTTCCATCAGAACAACATCACGTTCTCGATCTGGTATCACTACACCGAAAACTTCATGCTCGCCCTCAGCCACGACGAGGTCGTGCATGGCAAGAGCAACCTGCTTCACAAGATGCCCGGCGACGACTGGCAGAAGTTCGCCAATGTCAGAGCGCTGCTCACCTACATGTGGACCCACCCGGGGAAGAAGACGATCTTCATGGGCATGGAGTTCGGTCAGCGGGCCGAATGGAATGTCTGGGGTGATCTGCAATGGTCCCTGCTCGACTACGAGCCGCACCGTGGCCTTCAGGCTCTGGTCTGTGATCTCAATGCGCTCTACACCTCGGAACCGGCGCTCTGGCACGACGACTTCGATGAATACGGGTTCCAGTGGATCGACTGCCGTGACAATCGCCACTCCGTGATCAGCTTCATGCGCCGGGCCAGCGGTGACCGAGGCTGGCTGGTGGTGGTGGCCAACTTCACGCCGCAGAGCCATGCCCACTACCGCGTCGGAGTGCCCCTGCCGGGCTTCTATGAAGAGGTCTTCAACAGCGACAGTGAGCGCTACGGCGGCAGCAACCTCGGCAATCTCGGTGGTGTGGCCAGCGATGCCTGGCGCATCCACGACTACGAGGATTCCATCGATCTCTGCCTGCCGCCGCTGAGCGTGCTGATCTTCCGTCTCGATCCGAGCCGGCCAGCGAGTGGCAACGGTGAAGGACGCTCAGTGGCGGCCACCGCCGCCGACGGCTCGAGCAAAGCGCTCAGCTAG
- a CDS encoding DUF3887 domain-containing protein, producing MLRALLATAVLGLPPLLTAPLAEAAPITELSTSPQQVLAAASTLLKAVQIGDAQAVYDALAPSVQQGTSPERVQARLGERGAIRSTRITHLHSGVDDSTVEAVLVDENGSHPLTMVLDGGGKLLAWEWHGEESSLERSAIGFVEDVSAGRWLRARERMVLSLQEDLPPESMQEQWNGLQESTGPFEGVRGAVVASEGGDQQLVLVTTDFGRLTDNIFVIFDRQGRISGVDFPVVEP from the coding sequence ATGCTGCGCGCCCTTCTGGCAACGGCTGTGCTCGGCCTGCCGCCGCTGCTGACCGCTCCGCTGGCCGAGGCGGCGCCGATCACCGAGCTGAGCACCTCGCCCCAGCAGGTGCTGGCGGCGGCGAGCACCCTGCTCAAGGCCGTCCAGATCGGGGACGCCCAGGCGGTCTACGACGCCCTTGCCCCCTCCGTGCAGCAGGGCACCAGCCCGGAGCGGGTGCAGGCCCGCCTGGGCGAGCGGGGCGCGATCCGCTCCACCCGCATCACCCACCTGCACAGCGGCGTGGACGACAGCACCGTGGAAGCGGTGCTGGTGGATGAGAACGGCAGCCACCCCCTGACGATGGTTCTCGACGGTGGCGGCAAGCTGCTGGCCTGGGAATGGCACGGCGAGGAGAGTTCGCTCGAGCGGAGCGCCATCGGCTTCGTCGAGGATGTGTCCGCCGGGCGCTGGCTGAGGGCGCGGGAGCGCATGGTCCTGTCGCTGCAGGAGGATCTGCCGCCCGAATCGATGCAGGAGCAGTGGAACGGCCTGCAGGAGAGCACCGGTCCGTTCGAGGGGGTGCGGGGCGCCGTGGTGGCGAGCGAGGGCGGCGATCAGCAACTGGTGCTGGTCACCACGGACTTCGGACGCCTCACCGACAACATCTTCGTGATCTTTGATCGCCAGGGCCGCATCAGCGGCGTGGATTTCCCGGTTGTGGAACCCTGA
- a CDS encoding CocE/NonD family hydrolase yields the protein MSAELVTREHRIPCPDGVQLAARSWRAAGTIPLPTLLMRQPYGRAIAGTITYAHPSWYAAHGYWVIVQDVRGQGDSDGRFGGFAQEAGDLHATLAWLRRQPLGNGRIGLYGFSYQGLTQLLARPDTPPPSCMAPAMCGPDERSHWASEGEAHWWGLGLAWALQLAALQCRRGGRNDDWWRIRTSLESGAFLREGPALLEQIDPDGMGWRWLRQNPADPSAWVRHPIPAAWLRRPLLLIGGWFDPHLRGTLDLWRRSVAAGGSPELLIGAWSHLQWDRRCGSLDLGPGAAGGVDRQQLAFFERHLRGDEASDQPAGRAFDLGSSRWRDLTRGSAGGTPPAWELAGNGLAASSTDGGLLVPRGEMSLPPAAVPAPEPPAPPVLSLVHDPWRPAPGRGGHLGLDAGPVDRADLDSRTDVMVFTASPEAAPRTLFGQPLLQLEGWSDQEGFDLCCTLSLLEADGRRSLQISSGVARFLGEDCRSPRRREVRLQPLLVTLQAGQALRLSIALAAWPQIAVNPGSGAMPWGPAGPDHRVITLSLRPAGSALILEPMPSVTLAPAD from the coding sequence ATGTCCGCTGAGCTCGTCACCCGGGAGCATCGGATTCCCTGCCCGGATGGCGTGCAGCTGGCCGCACGCTCCTGGAGAGCCGCCGGCACCATCCCCCTGCCCACCCTGCTGATGCGTCAGCCCTACGGGCGGGCGATCGCAGGCACCATCACCTACGCCCACCCCAGCTGGTACGCCGCCCATGGCTACTGGGTGATCGTGCAGGACGTGCGCGGCCAGGGCGATTCGGATGGCCGGTTCGGCGGCTTCGCCCAGGAGGCCGGGGATCTGCACGCCACCCTGGCCTGGCTCCGGCGCCAGCCGCTCGGGAACGGCCGGATCGGCCTCTACGGCTTCTCCTACCAGGGGCTGACCCAGCTGCTGGCCCGGCCGGACACCCCCCCGCCCAGCTGCATGGCCCCGGCCATGTGCGGTCCGGATGAGCGCAGCCACTGGGCCAGCGAGGGAGAGGCCCACTGGTGGGGGCTCGGACTCGCCTGGGCCCTGCAGCTGGCCGCACTGCAATGCCGGCGAGGCGGCCGGAACGATGACTGGTGGCGCATCCGCACCAGCCTGGAGAGCGGCGCCTTTCTCAGGGAGGGGCCGGCGCTGCTCGAGCAGATCGACCCGGATGGCATGGGCTGGCGCTGGCTGCGGCAGAACCCGGCGGACCCATCGGCCTGGGTTCGCCATCCGATCCCGGCCGCCTGGCTGCGGCGGCCGCTGCTCCTCATCGGCGGCTGGTTCGATCCCCACCTGCGGGGCACGCTCGACCTCTGGCGGCGAAGCGTGGCCGCCGGGGGGAGCCCGGAACTGCTGATCGGCGCCTGGTCCCATCTGCAGTGGGACCGGCGCTGCGGCAGCCTCGATCTGGGCCCGGGGGCCGCCGGAGGGGTGGACCGGCAGCAGCTGGCCTTCTTCGAGCGCCACCTGCGCGGCGACGAGGCGTCCGATCAGCCCGCCGGCCGTGCCTTCGACCTGGGTTCCAGCCGCTGGCGTGATCTGACGCGGGGCTCTGCCGGCGGCACTCCGCCGGCCTGGGAGCTGGCGGGGAACGGCCTGGCGGCCTCCAGCACCGATGGTGGCCTGCTGGTGCCCCGGGGCGAGATGTCCCTGCCGCCGGCCGCCGTCCCAGCGCCGGAGCCCCCTGCGCCGCCGGTTCTCTCCCTGGTGCACGACCCCTGGCGGCCGGCGCCCGGTCGGGGCGGCCATCTGGGCCTGGATGCCGGACCGGTGGATCGCGCCGATCTCGATTCGCGCACCGACGTGATGGTCTTCACCGCCTCCCCTGAGGCCGCGCCCCGCACCCTGTTCGGTCAGCCGCTGCTGCAGCTGGAGGGCTGGAGTGATCAGGAGGGATTCGATCTCTGCTGCACCCTCTCGCTGCTGGAGGCCGATGGCCGCCGCTCGCTGCAGATCAGCAGCGGCGTGGCCCGCTTCCTGGGCGAGGACTGCCGCAGCCCGCGCCGGCGCGAGGTGAGGCTCCAGCCGCTGCTGGTCACCCTGCAGGCCGGGCAGGCTCTGCGCCTCTCCATCGCCCTGGCGGCCTGGCCGCAGATCGCCGTGAACCCGGGCAGCGGAGCCATGCCCTGGGGCCCGGCGGGCCCGGATCATCGCGTGATCACGTTGTCGCTGCGGCCGGCCGGCAGCGCCCTGATCCTCGAGCCCATGCCATCGGTCACACTGGCCCCAGCTGACTGA
- a CDS encoding DUF4332 domain-containing protein: protein MSPERRSDQADGLPRLPPTYRHEQEVLEAAGIRSWSRLAALADRDLDRLSAAGLATAARLRRLRGQARMMAETGLPHEVAALLLHAGIPDAASLAAARPQDLVTQVGRLRRRLFRGAGGTPDLQQARSWIAAAHSGRIRSQSRPPN from the coding sequence TTGAGCCCTGAACGCCGCTCCGATCAGGCGGATGGCCTGCCCCGGCTGCCGCCCACCTACCGCCACGAACAGGAGGTGCTGGAGGCCGCCGGAATCCGCAGCTGGAGCCGGCTGGCCGCCCTCGCCGATCGGGACCTGGACCGACTCAGCGCTGCGGGCCTGGCCACGGCCGCTCGGCTGCGTCGCCTGCGCGGCCAGGCCCGGATGATGGCGGAGACCGGACTGCCCCATGAGGTGGCGGCGCTGCTCCTCCATGCCGGCATCCCGGACGCGGCCAGCCTGGCGGCTGCCAGACCCCAGGACCTGGTCACCCAGGTGGGCCGGCTGCGGCGCCGGCTCTTCCGCGGCGCCGGAGGAACTCCCGATCTGCAGCAGGCCCGGTCCTGGATCGCCGCCGCGCACTCAGGACGCATCCGGTCACAGAGTCGGCCGCCGAACTGA
- a CDS encoding Ycf51 family protein gives MPPVSLLLQAGLWLGVAGAALTVLTVVAFLARWGPRFRLVGISSFTVLLAIFCWAFAISYVPRQSVEGALTVPIVFDNGSNLVVAAYPADAPSEAVLPTLQQLALNLRPQGRTSEDGVIHIRLRRLDAAADGASRPVVLAEATRDLTSGELQLEP, from the coding sequence ATGCCACCGGTCTCTCTCCTCCTGCAGGCCGGCCTCTGGCTGGGGGTGGCTGGCGCCGCGCTCACCGTGCTCACCGTGGTGGCCTTCCTGGCCCGCTGGGGTCCCCGCTTCCGCCTCGTGGGCATCAGCAGCTTCACCGTGCTGCTGGCGATCTTCTGCTGGGCCTTCGCCATCAGCTACGTGCCGCGCCAGAGCGTCGAGGGCGCCCTCACCGTGCCGATCGTCTTCGACAACGGCTCGAATCTGGTGGTGGCCGCCTATCCGGCCGATGCCCCATCCGAGGCGGTGCTGCCCACCCTCCAGCAGCTGGCCCTCAATCTCCGGCCCCAGGGGCGAACCAGTGAGGACGGCGTGATTCACATCCGCCTGCGACGGCTGGACGCCGCCGCCGATGGGGCCTCCCGGCCGGTGGTGCTGGCGGAGGCGACCCGTGATCTCACCAGCGGCGAGCTGCAGCTCGAGCCCTGA